In Phyllopteryx taeniolatus isolate TA_2022b chromosome 13, UOR_Ptae_1.2, whole genome shotgun sequence, the following are encoded in one genomic region:
- the LOC133487893 gene encoding glycogenin-1-like: MSDEAFVTLATNDCYAKGAMVLGCSLRDHHATRNLVALIGPHVTESCRQALRSIFDEVRLVDVMDSGDAAHLALMQRPDLGVTFTKLHCWTLTHYDKCVFMDADTMALSNIDELFEREELSAAPDPGWPDCFNSGVFVFRPSIETHEKLLTFCADNGSFDGGDQGVLNSFFNTWATADISKHLPFVYNLSSIAIYSYLPAFKHYGRDAKVVHFLGKTKPWCYAYDAQSGEVACHPEGPDSGRLHPDYLQSWWRLFATSVMPLLQRADGDAPFNSGVMQLGNDDKLHQYECGDQTAAATSTAGSAGVTNPPPISSEERKQRWEAGQIDYLGDDSFANIERKLDSFLK; this comes from the exons ATGTCCG ATGAAGCCTTCGTGACGCTGGCCACCAACGACTGCTACGCCAAGGGGGCCATGGTCCTGGGCTGCTCGTTACGAGACCACCATGCCACCAGGAATCTTGTCGCCCTCATTGGACCTCATGTTACGGAGTCCTGCAG GCAGGCGCTGCGCTCCATCTTTGACGAGGTGCGGCTGGTGGACGTCATGGACTCCGGCGACGCTGCCCACTTGGCCCTGATGCAGCGTCCCGACTTGGGTGTGACCTTCACCAAGCTGCACTGCTGGACACTGACTCACTACGACAAGTGTGTGTTCATGGACGCCGACACCATG GCACTCTCCAACATCGACGAGCTCTTTGAGCGGGAGGAACTTTCGGCTGCGCCAGATCCTGGTTGGCCAGACTGCTTCAACTCAGGGGTGTTTGTTTTCCGGCCGTCTATCGAGACGCACGAGAAGCTGCTGACTTTCTGCGCTGACAACGGAAGCTTTGAcg GAGGCGATCAGGGCGTCCTCAACAGTTTCTTCAACACGTGGGCAACAGCCGACATATCCAAGCACCTCCCCTTTGTCTACAACCTCAGCAGCATCGCCATCTACTCTTATCTGCCTGCTTTTAAACA CTACGGCCGTGACGCCAAGGTAGTCCACTTCCTGGGCAAGACCAAACCGTGGTGCTACGCCTACGACGCCCAGAGTGGTGAGGTGGCTTGCCACCCCGAGGGCCCCGACAGCGGCCGGCTGCACCCTGACTATCTGCAGTCTTGGTGGCGGCTGTTTGCCACGTCGGTGATGCCTCTGCTGCAGCGGGCCGATGGTGACGCCCCCTTCAACAGTGGCGTCATGCAATTGGGCAATGAT GATAAGCTTCACCAGTACGAGTGTGGGGATCAGACCGCAGCCGCCACGTCCACTGCCGGCTCGGCAGGTGTCACCAACCCCCCGCCCATCTCCTCAGAGGAGCGAAAGCAGCGCTGGGAGGCGGGCCAGATCGACTATTTGGGCGACGACTCCTTTGCCAACATTGAGCGCAAGTTGGATTCCTTCCTCAAGTAG